The proteins below are encoded in one region of Fulvia fulva chromosome 9, complete sequence:
- a CDS encoding Condensin complex subunit 1: MSDFDIGDALTAYLDDPHAIPTPEADAALVDCENDPDAFTPGVINSVLNGVADAVGENPEAILQASNLDSLQFLLKQTSFIPSQSLGKVFDLVISGLAAEAEIVHHEEQDGETETAQHKQILEIFAYLLQWCVAAVEAKSAEKTPAPARGKGAKGPKSKAGQKDGNWDPTAQLQTALDTMAKVMKLKLSKIFVTTSELDTFIGLFTRPTYLILESETRVKSTAIRMHAFKVLCVAIKHHGHAYGAQTNIIQNLTYFEHLSEPMAEFLNILYEQYDYPQLAEEVMKELSNKEFSANDTKGPKSVSTFVARLSELAPRLVQRQVTYLAKLLESENYTLRCAIIEVCGNLIAMLSKVEEGERREEHKGQINAFFDVLEERFLDINPYCRCRAIQVYGKLCDLETKYPKRRQKAAELAAQSLEDKSSNVRRNAIKLLAKLIGTHPFAILHGGKLSWAEWNERLEAVENELASLKPPAGTPGLGEIDEREKTVDESMLEEPTQMPGSPEKAPRSEEEMAAAMQKAQEQAATAEALNKLSLTRRYYVEALRFIETLHEASPHVTQLLSSKNKSEIIEAMDFFVTADAYYVETAKTGIRRMLRLIWTKGNSDEGKGVQTHLIDCYRGLFFTAPTDYSPPNAAQYVARNMMSLTYGATPAELTSLEQLLATMMREKAINDLVIGKLWSVYGVQKQQISKSQRRGAIIVLGMLALADPEIVVREMGACLRIGLGEHGRRDLVLARFTCIALMRMTNSKSVKGTEAPPSTRLPNDHAVLIKLASLLEIESDSRDWYGLAEQAVGAIYALSRHPDVLCSEVLRRKTKTVFARRPAPSTTSEEPEHSQVDEQGDVEMSDMPEEASAAEVLRPTTAKSDASDGMGSALALSQLLFVVGHVALKQIVHLELCEQDFKRRKVDKEKSNPPTSAKKAAGSRAASGAQKKEEEQSEMDLIGGTTEDDFTDAIAHVRERELLYGQQSLLTHFGPLVKEICSNNTSYPNAELQAQAALCMAKLMCVSSEYCEANLSLLITILERSPSSITRSNLVVALGDMAVCFNHLIDENTDFLYRRLSDSSLQVKRTCLMTLTFLILAGQVKVKGQLGEMAKCIEDNDDRIREMSRIFFAELAGKDNAIYNHFVDMFSLLSADEGLEEDQFRKVIKFLASFIEKDKHAKQLASKLAPRLQRAENERQWNDVAFALGLLPHKNEDIAKLVGEGCKVVETNA; this comes from the exons ATGAGCGACTTTGACATTGGCGACGCCCTCACGGCATATCTCGACGACCCGCACGCGATACCGACACCTGAGGCCGACGCAGCACTCGTCGACTGCGAGAACGACCCCGATGCGTTTACGCCAGGCGTGATCAACAGCGTGTTGAATGGAGTGGCAGATGCGGTAGGAGAGAATCCCGAGGCGATCTTACAAGCAAGCAACCTAGACAGCTTGCAGTTCCTGCTCAA GCAAACCTCATTCATTCCTTCGCAATCCCTCGGCAAAGTCTTCGATCTCGTTATCAGCGGTCTCGCGGCAGAGGCCGAGATCGTGCACCATGAAGAGCAGGACGGCGAGACAGAGACAGCGCAGCATAAGCAGATTCTTGAGATCTTCGCATATCTGCTGCAATGGTGCGTGGCAGCAGTAGAGGCGAAAAGCGCGGAGAAGACGCCCGCGCCAGCAAGAGGGAAGGGCGCGAAGGGCCCTAAGAGCAAGGCAGGACAGAAAGATGGCAATTGGGATCCTACTGCCCAGCTGCAGACTGCACTGGACACCATGGCGAAGGTCATGAAGCTGAAGCTATCCAAGATTTTCGTAACAACCAGCGAGCTCGACACATTCATTGGACTGTTCACGAGGCCGACATACCTGATCCTGGAGAGCGAGACGAGAGTCAAAAGCACTGCTATTCGCATGCACGCGTTCAAAGTGCTATGTGTGGCCATCAAACACCACGGACACGCATACGGAGCACAAACGAATATCATCCAGAATCTGACTTACTTCGAGCACCTTTCAGAACCGATGGCAGAGTTTCTGAACATCCTGTACGAGCAGTACGACTACCCACAGCTAGCCGAGGAAGTGATGAAAgagctatcgaacaaggagtTCAGCGCAAACGATACCAAGGGACCGAAGTCAGTTTCGACTTTCGTGGCGCGACTGTCAGAGCTGGCACCACGGCTGGTACAGCGACAAGTCACATATCTAGCCAAGCTGCTGGAAAGCGAAAACTACACCCTTCGATGTGCAATCATCGAGGTTTGTGGCAATCTCATTGCCATGCTGTCTAAGGTCGAAGAGGGAGAGCGCAGGGAGGAGCACAAAGGGCAGATCAATGCCTTCTTCGACGTGCTCGAAGAGCGATTCCTAGACATCAACCCATACTGCAGATGCCGAGCCATCCAGGTCTACGGAAAGTTGTGTGATCTCGAGACGAAATACCCCAAGCGCCGACAAAAGGCTGCCGAGCTTGCAGCACAAAGCCTGGAGGACAAGTCATCGAATGTGCGAAGAAATGCCATCAAACTGCTTGCCAAGCTGATTGGTACGCATCCTTTCGCAATTCTCCACGGGGGCAAGCTCAGCTGGGCCGAGTGGAACGAGCGCCTGGAGGCTGTAGAGAACGAATTGGCCAGTCTCAAGCCTCCCGCTGGCACCCCAGGGCTGGGCGAGATTGACGAGCGTGAGAAGACGGTCGATGAGAGCATGCTCGAGGAGCCTACGCAGATGCCCGGGTCTCCTGAGAAAGCGCCACGATCGGAAGAGGAGATGGCCGCGGCCATGCAAAAGGCCCAAGAACAAGCTGCAACCGCAGAGGCTCTCAACAAGCTGAGCTTGACCAGGCGATACTACGTTGAAGCGCTTCGTTTCATCGAGACACTCCATGAAGCTTCGCCTCACGTCACGCAGTTACTGTCATCGAAGAATAAGAGCGAGATCATCGAGGCCATGGACTTCTTCGTGACTGCAGATGCCTACTATGTGGAGACTGCAAAGACTGGTATCAGGCGCATGCTTCGACTCATCTGGACAAAGGGCAACAGCGACGAAGGCAAAGGCGTACAAACACACTTGATCGATTGCTATCGAGGGCTGTTCTTCACTGCCCCAACAGACTATAGTCCACCCAATGCTGCACAATATGTTGCTCGCAACATGATGAGCTTGACGTATGGTGCTACACCTGCCGAGCTGACCTCACTGGAGCAATTGCTCGCCACCATGATGAGGGAGAAGGCAATCAACGATCTCGTTATCGGCAAGCTCTGGTCGGTCTATGGGGTGCAAAAGCAGCAAATCTCCAAGTCGCAGCGACGTGGAGCCATCATCGTGCTAGGCATGCTAGCTTTAGCAGATCCCGAGATTGTTGTGCGCGAGATGGGAGCATGCCTCCGTATCGGACTGGGCGAGCACGGAAGGCGCGACCTTGTCCTGGCGAGATTTACCTGCATCGCCCTGATGCGAATGACGAACAGCAAGTCAGTGAAGGGTACAGAAGCACCACCAAGCACCCGCTTACCCAACGATCATGCTGTGCTCATCAAGCTGGCAAGCCTTCTTGAGATCGAAAGCGATAGTCGAGACTGGTACGGTCTAGCCGAACAGGCAGTTGGTGCTATTTATGCTCTCTCCAGGCATCCGGATGTATTGTGCTCTGAAGTCCTGCGACGAAAGACCAAGACTGTATTTGCACGGCGACCAGCACCGTCTACCACCAGCGAAGAGCCCGAACACAGTCAGGTTGACGAGCAAGGCGATGTGGAGATGAGCGATATGCCCGAAGAGGCGTCTGCTGCAGAGGTGTTGCGGCCGACGACAGCGAAGTCCGACGCGTCTGATGGCATGGGCTCGGCACTCGCTCTGTCGCAGCTGCTGTTCGTGGTAGGACACGTCGCGCTGAAGCAGATTGTTCATCTCGAGCTCTGTGAGCAAGATTTCAAGCGACGAAAGGTGGACAAGGAGAAGTCCAACCCTCCTACATCAGCTAAAAAGGCTGCTGGTAGCAGAGCTGCGTCTGGAGCTCAGAAGAAAGAAGAAGAGCAGTCCGAAATGGACCTCATCGGCGGAACGACTGAAGATGACTTCACGGATGCTATCGCACATGTGCGAGAGCGCGAGCTTCTGTACGGTCAGCAGTCTCTACTCACGCACTTCGGTCCTCTGGTCAAGGAGATTTGCAGCAACAACACATCCTACCCTAACGCCGAGCTACAGGCTCAAGCGGCATTGTGTATGGCCAAGCTCATGTGCGTCAGCTCCGAGTACTGCGAAGCCAACCTCAGTCTGCTCATCACCATCCTGGAGCGCTCACCCTCTTCCATCACACGAAGCAACCTGGTGGTCGCACTGGGCGACATGGCTGTGTGCTTCAACCACCTCATCGACGAGAACACCGACTTCCTATACCGACGACTATCCGACAGCAGTCTGCAGGTCAAGCGGACATGTCTCATGACACTGACCTTCCTCATCCTAGCTGGTCAAGTCAAGGTCAAGGGACAGCTTGGCGAGATGGCGAAATGCATCGAAGACAACGATGACAGAATCCGGGAGATGAGTCGCATATTCTTCGCTGAGCTGGCTGGCAAGGATAATGCCATCTATAATCACTTTGTGGACATGTTCAGCCTGCTGTCCGCGGATGAGGGTCTTGAGGAAGACCAATTCAGAAAGGTCATCAAGTTTTTGGCGAGTTTTATTGAGAAG GACAAGCATGCCAAACAACTTGCGAGCAAGTTGGCGCCACGACTTCAACGTGCTGAGAATGAGCGACAATGGAACGATGTCGCCTTTGCTCTTGGCTTATTGCCGCATAAGAATGAAGACATTGCGAAGCTTGTCGGCGAAGGATGCAAAGTCGTGGAGACGAATGCTTAG
- a CDS encoding Putative cytochrome b5, which produces MSKQITAAEVKEHATPDKGLYIIIDDGVYEMGGFVDEHPGGAKILKRVGGKDASKQFWKYHNESVLKKYQQRLKVGTLKEGSKL; this is translated from the exons ATGTCAAAGCAAATTACCGCCGCCGAGGTCAAGGAGCACGCAACGCCCGACAAGGGCCTCTACATCATCATCGACGATGGCGTATACGAGATGGGCGGCTTTGTAGACGAGCACCCAGGAGGTGCAAAGATCCTGAAGAGAGTGGGTGGCAAGGATGCCAGCAAGCAGTTTTGGAAG TACCACAACGAGAGCGTCCTCAAGAAGTACCAACAGCGTCTAAAGGTCGGCACGCTGAAGGAGGGCTCCAAGCTATAG